A window of the Candidatus Polarisedimenticolia bacterium genome harbors these coding sequences:
- a CDS encoding protein kinase, giving the protein MSPVICPHCGERQESEAHPSGSAGHRACARCGASLAFQEGARAGGGTQKLGGETGASSPPAPQGYPEARPVRMGPYEVRDTLGAGGMGIVYRGWDASLSRTVALKTLRADLARDAGYRERFLREARAAASLSHPNVTQIYTIGEEAGQPFFAMEFLEGKSLETLVRERGKLPAAEAADLMRQAALGLKAAAARGIVHRDIKPSNLMLTGEGILKVTDFGLAKIVVADSGLTLAGEVLGSPNYMAPEQACGQPSDLRSDIYSLGATLYELVTGRPPFDGPTPVSIILKHAREPVRNPRQLTPGLPYPLVSLIQKMLAKRIEDRPQNYDLLLREIDRFRSGAETARLAASPAAAPRMAPPAADRPSSRSSGAWILASLLLLILLGAWGLGRQRPHRDATPPERPPGAPGSPASNPGTDIISSTSEVSPPGLGSRLVRGAISLPPRLERMKEAARANLQFLSNTHEITSDGRLRVMGSVLNTGLGRATDVEIRILLTDPAGRLLGSTTVPLSPALLGSRQSGTFEAFFPDPHEPISIRTELNWNS; this is encoded by the coding sequence ATGTCGCCAGTGATCTGTCCTCATTGCGGAGAGCGCCAGGAGAGTGAAGCCCACCCTTCGGGCTCCGCCGGACACCGCGCCTGCGCCCGTTGCGGCGCCTCTCTGGCCTTCCAGGAGGGAGCCCGGGCGGGCGGCGGCACCCAGAAGCTGGGGGGTGAGACGGGCGCCTCCTCCCCGCCGGCCCCGCAGGGTTACCCGGAAGCGCGGCCGGTCCGCATGGGACCGTATGAAGTCCGCGACACTCTCGGCGCCGGAGGAATGGGGATCGTCTATCGTGGATGGGACGCGAGCCTCAGCCGCACCGTGGCGCTGAAGACGCTCCGCGCGGACCTGGCGCGCGATGCCGGCTATCGCGAGAGATTTCTTCGCGAAGCCCGCGCCGCGGCTTCTCTTTCCCATCCCAACGTGACGCAGATCTACACCATCGGCGAGGAGGCGGGACAGCCGTTTTTCGCCATGGAGTTCCTGGAAGGGAAATCGCTGGAGACGCTGGTGCGCGAGCGCGGCAAGCTTCCTGCCGCGGAGGCGGCCGACCTCATGCGGCAGGCGGCGCTGGGCCTGAAGGCCGCCGCGGCGCGGGGGATCGTCCACCGCGACATCAAGCCGAGCAACCTGATGCTCACGGGCGAGGGGATCCTCAAGGTCACCGACTTCGGGCTGGCCAAAATCGTCGTGGCCGATTCGGGACTCACCCTCGCGGGAGAGGTCCTCGGCTCGCCGAACTACATGGCGCCCGAGCAGGCCTGCGGCCAGCCCTCCGATCTCCGCAGCGACATCTACTCCCTGGGGGCGACACTCTACGAGCTGGTCACCGGGCGCCCCCCCTTCGACGGGCCGACCCCGGTCTCGATCATCCTCAAGCACGCGCGGGAGCCGGTGCGCAATCCCCGCCAGCTCACTCCCGGATTGCCTTATCCGCTGGTCAGCCTAATCCAGAAGATGCTCGCCAAGCGCATCGAGGATCGCCCGCAAAACTACGACCTGCTCCTGCGGGAGATCGATCGCTTCCGGTCCGGGGCCGAGACCGCGCGGCTCGCCGCGAGCCCGGCCGCCGCGCCGCGGATGGCGCCGCCCGCCGCCGACCGGCCCTCCTCCCGCTCCTCCGGGGCGTGGATCCTCGCTTCTCTGCTGCTCCTGATCCTGCTGGGGGCTTGGGGACTCGGCCGGCAACGGCCGCATCGCGACGCGACGCCACCGGAGCGGCCGCCGGGAGCCCCCGGGTCTCCCGCGTCGAATCCGGGCACCGACATCATCTCTTCGACCAGCGAGGTCTCGCCTCCCGGCCTCGGCTCGAGGCTGGTCCGGGGCGCCATCAGCCTTCCGCCACGGCTCGAGCGCATGAAGGAGGCAGCCCGCGCCAACCTGCAGTTTCTCAGCAACACGCACGAGATCACCTCCGACGGACGATTGCGGGTCATGGGCTCGGTCCTGAACACCGGGCTTGGACGGGCCACCGACGTCGAGATCCGCATCCTGCTCACCGATCCCGCGGGGAGGCTCCTGGGATCCACCACGGTTCCCCTTTCCCCGGCGCTGCTGGGTTCGCGCCAATCGGGCACGTTCGAAGCCTTCTTTCCCGATCCTCACGAGCCGATCAGCATCCGCACCGAGCTGAACTGGAATTCCTAG